In Pseudomonas glycinae, the DNA window ATCGAGGCCGAGGGTGCGAATCGCGTCGATTTCCTCGTTGGCCTTCATCGAGCCGATCTGCGCGGTGAAGGCACTGGCCGTACGACCGGCCATCAGGATCGCTGTGAGCAACACACCGAACTCGCGCAGGAAGGCGAAGCCGACCAGATCCACGGTGAACACGCTGGCGCCGAAACTGGCCAGTACCGTCGCCCCGAGGAACGCCACCACGGCCCCCACCAGAAAGGTCAGCAACGCCACGATGGGCGCGGCGTCGAGGCCGGTCTGTTCGATGTGCGCAATCATCGGCGTGATCCGCCAGCGCTTGGGGCGGAACAGGCTGCGGGCGATGGTTTCGAGGATCAGGCCGACGAAGCCGAGCAATTGCAGGGTGTCCTGCCAGACCGTGTCGACGGCCCGACCGATGCGCGTCAGCAGTTGCACGCTGACGCTGATTTCCGGTTCCTTGATCGGCACGCAGAAGTCGGTCAGCGAGCGATACACGGTTTGCAGCAAGGCGCGGTCGGCGCTGGAAATCGTGCAGTCGGGGTGTTCGGCGGATTTGCCCAGCCGCTCGGAGCCGAGCAGTTCCACCAGCAGCGACGCGCCGGCGGTGTCGAGGGCGCCGAGGCCGTTGAGATCGATGGGAGTGTTGGCGTCGTACTGGCCGTGGAGCGTTTCGCTCAGTTGCTTGAGCTCGGCGTAATGGGCAAGCGTCCAGTCCCCGGTCACCCGCAGGCGGGCAGGGGTGATCGAGGTGTCCAGGCGGGCACTGCCGGTCGTTGGGCTGCTGGTCATAAGCTCCGTGCTTGTTCGGCTTTTGAGACGAACCTACGTAATAGCACGAACCCGGTTACTTTTCTTTGGTCGGTGTGCTGTCCGTGACCTTGAAGCGCAGCACGCCGATCACCTGTCCGTCCTCGGTCAACACCCGCACCTGCCACTTGCCCGCCGGGTTGCCGGGGAAATTCTGTTTGTGGGTCCAGGCCCGGTAGCCTTCCTTGCGCCCGCCGTGAATGTCGAGGGCGATGCGGTCGACCTCTTTGCCGTTGAACTGCCAGACGTGATAAATCCGCTCATCGAGCCCGCGCGGCGCGTTGATCGCGGTGTAGGCGTAGAGCCCGCCGCCACGAATCTGTTCGGCGCTGACTTCCTTGAGGCTGGCGCCCGGAACCCGGTCCTGCACCTGGGTGCTGATCGCCACGTCGGTCATCCACAGCGTCGCTGGCGGCACCCATGAACGCAGGACCCAGCCCACGCCGCCGATCCCGATGGTGATGCTGAGGATCGCCAGCGCGTTGCGCACGGTGCGGATCGGGAAGATCGACGCCAGGCTCGGGAACGACAACACCACCGCAATCCCCAGCGCCCATTTGAAGCTCTGCGAAGTGGTCAGGTGCATGATCACCGGCAGCGCCGTGAGCAGAGCGGCGAACAGTGTCAGGGTGTGCAGCGCGAGGAACGCCCAGCGCCGTGGCGCCAGCCACTTGTAGTAGAGCGGGTCGACGATCGAGATCAGCGCCGCGATGCACAGCAGCCCGGTGAAAAACAGCTGGCCGCTGTTCCAGGTGGTGGTGATGAAGAAGAACGGCAGGACGAAAAACAGGCTTTCCTGGTGGATCATCTGCGTCGCGTAACGCAGCAGCGGCTGGGGGATTTCCCGTTTGAAGATCCGCGTGAACAGTTTGGTCAGGCTGTTTTCCAGCATCAGCCAGATCCAGCTCAGCAGCATGATCGTGGTGATCCAGCTCGCCAGCCCCTGTTGCCGGTCGACCAGAATGAAGCTGCCGACCCCGGAGATGAAACCACCGAGCGCAATGACCCCGGGGTAGCGCTTCATCAGTTCGAGAATGCGCTGGATCAGGAGGGTCAATTTAGACATGGGGGCGGTTCACGACTGGATAGGAAAAAAACCTCGACAGAGTACCGCCCGCCGGGCCCCGTGGCGAGGCTGCCGGTCAGTCTGGATCCACGGGCTTGCGCCGATGCAGGCGCCAGCCCAGCAGAATCAGCACCAGCACGCCCAATCCGCCCGCCAGCAGCCACAACACCTGATCGTCGCTGAGCAGCGGTTTCTCGATCCGCAGATAGCCCGGTTGCAGCAGCAACTCGCGCATGGCCTTGTTCGCCGCCTCCAGCGTCACGCCTTGCAGCTCCCGCGCAGGATCGGCAAAGCGGCCATCCTCGTAGTCGCCCAGCGCGCTCCAGTAGTAATCGGCCAGGGCGCTGGTGCCTTGCACGGCCCAGGCCTGGTGGGCGATGGCGGCTTGTTTCAAGCGATTGAAGGTGTCGGCATCGAGGCCGTTTTTCAGCAGGTCGGCCTTGAGGTCTTCCAGCACCTGTTCGGCTTCGGCGATGTCACCGCGATCCAGGTCGGCGTTGAGGCTCATGAAGCCGACGCCACCGAACACCTCGCGTTCGGCCCACGGCCCGTAGGACAAACCGTGGTTCAGGCGCAATTGGCGGTACAGCGCCCACTCCAGGTATTCCTTGAGCAGGTCGAAGGTTTCGTCGTACTGATCGTCCAGCACCGGCTCCGGCACCAGCCAGTGCAGCTTGGCGCTGTTGCCGATGAAGCCGCGAGTGATCGTGCGTTCGTGGGCGGCGCTGGCGCGGATGTCCGGCAACGGACGGTGTTCGCTCGGATCGACCGCTTCCAGCGTGCCCCACGCCCGTTCCAGATAGGCCGGCAGCAGTTTGTCGAGGTCACCGACGACGATCAGGGTCATGTTGTTCGGCGCGTACCAGGCCTTGCGCACCTTATCCAGCTGCTCGCGGGTCAGGCCATCGACTTCGGCCCGCTGCGGGCATTTCAGGCCCAGCTCGACCGCCAGTTGATTGCTCGCGGTGTGGCCCAGGTCCTGCCGGTCGAGAAAGCGTTGCAACCGGGTGTAATGGCCGCCGTCCTCGCGCTCGACCACCCGCTTGGCAGCGTTGATCGCGTTGTCGTCGAAGCGGGTCTGGGTCAGCAGAGCCAGCAGCAGGTCGAGGACCTTGCGCTGGTTTTTCGCCGGGGCTTCGATGACGAACGTGGTGTCGGCGTTGCTGGTGAAGGCATTCCAGTCACCGCCGAGGGCCTGCATGCGCTCTTCGAGGCCACCTTCACCGGTGGCGTCGATACCGCTGAACAGCAAGTGTTCGAGCAGATGCGGCAGCTCTTTTTCATTGCAGTCGAAATCGTCCAGACCGACGCCGATCACCAGCCGGATCGCCACGTGCCCACGTTCGGTGCCGGGCTTGAGCAGCAATTGCAGACCGTTGGGCAGCGCATAGCCTTCGACCTGAAAACGATCCAGGGCGAAGGCGGGCAGGGAACCGAGCAGCAGACAGGCGAACAACAGGCAACGCATAACGAGCTTCCATACGGCTGAATTGGAGATCCGTGTCGTCAGTCCGGGCCCCATCACTGCGATGCGGCGACCCGACAAGCCAGCTCCCACAAGGATTGGCGGCGCTCACAAAACCCTGTGGGAGCTGGCTTGCCAGCGAAGGGGGCCTCAAGACTGAACTATGAGTTACTGACTGACCACAACCCCAGACGTTCAAGGCGAATGCGTGATGTCCGCCATATCGTCCGCCGCCAGCGCGCCGGTATCGGAAGTTTCCAGCACCACATAGGCGCTGCTGCAGAACAGCGAGCTCAGGCGTTTCATGTCGGCAATCAACTCCAGGTGCAATGAACTGGTCTCGATACTCTGCACGATCTTGCGTTGCAATCGGCTGACATGGGCATGGGCCAGACGCCGCTCCTGGGCGCGAAAGCGCCGTTTCTCGCGCAGCAACTGGCGGGCGCTCTCCTTGTCGCCGCTGAGGAACACCGATAGCCCGAGCCGCAGGTTGGCAATTAATTGCTGGTGCAGGCCGGCCAGTTCTTCCAGTCCGTCCTCGGAAAAAGACCGGCGTTGCGAAGTCTTCTGCTGCTGCACTTTACGCAGCATGCGTTCGATCAGGTCGCTGGCGAGTTTGAGGTTGATCGCCAGCTCGATGATCTCCGCCCAGCGCCGACTGTCCTGTTCGCCGAGATCCTCGCGGGGCATCTGCGCCAGATACAGCTTGATCGCGCTGTACAGCGCTTCGACGTCATCGGTCAGCTTGCGCATTTCCTGGGTGACGGCGGTCTGCTTGCCGCGCAGCACGTCGAGGGTCGCGTCGAGCATGTTGTCGATCAGGTCGCCCATGCGCAGGGTTTCCCGGGCGGCGTTGGCCAGCGCCAGACTCGGCGTGACCAGCGCGGTGGGATCAAGGTGACGGGGCTTGGCGGTGCCATTGACCTCGGGGCGCTCCGGCAGCAGCCAGGCACACAGCCGCGCCATCGGGCCGACGCTCGGGAGCAGGATCAGGCAGCGCGCGGTGTTGTAGAGCAGATGGAAGCCGATGACCATTTCCTGAGGGCTGAAATCCAGGCTGTCGATCCAGTGCACCAGCGGGTCGAGCACCGGGATGATCAGCAGCAGCCCGATCAGTTTGTACAGCAGGCTGCCCAGCGCCACCTGCCGGCCGGCGGCGTTCTGCATGCTGGTGCTCATGAACGCCAGCACACCACTGCCGATGTTGGCGCCAATCACCAGACCGATCGCCACCGGCAGACTGATCACCGCAGCGCCGGCGAGCGTCGCGGTCAGCAGCACAGCCGCCAGGCTGGAATAGGAAATCATCGCGAACAGCGCACCGACCAGGGCGTCAAGCAGGATATCGCCGGTCAGCGAGGCGAAAATTACCTTCACCCCTTGGGCATGGGTGATCGGCGCGGCGGCCTCGACGATCAGTTGCAGCGCCAGAATGATCAGCCCAAGCCCAATGGACACCCGGCCCATCTGCCCGAGCCGCGTCTGTTTGCGCGACAGAAAGAAAATCACCCCGATAAAAATCAGCAGCGGCGACAGCCACGACAGGTCGAACGTCAGCACCCGCGCCATCAGCGCCGTACCGACGTCGGCGCCGAGCATGGTCGCCAGGGCCGGTGTCAACGCCATCAGGCCCTGACCGACAAAGGACGTCACGAGCATGGCGGTGGCGTTGCTGCTCTGCACCATCGCAGTGACAACGATGCCGGCGACAAAGGCCAGCCAGCGCCTGGACATGTTCTGGCCGATCACGTGGCGCAGATTGGTGCCGTACACCCGCAGGATGCCGGTTCGAACGATATGCGTGCCCCAGATCAGCAGGGCCACGGCAGACAGCAAATTGAGCAGGGTGAGCATGCAGACCCCCTGTAATGGCAGCGCCCCAGAGGGGCAAGTGGACGGTACCGCGCAATTTCTACGTTCTGATACTTAAGCTGTAGTTGGCTAACGGTCTGGGCGCCAGCATTGCACAGCTAAAGCGGGGATTGAAACAAAAGTGTCATGAAAACAGGTTCATGCGGCCATGAAAAAAGGGCCCGGAGGCCCTTCGATCTGTTGCGCAGCGTTCGGGTTACTGACCCGGAATATCCTTGCGCAGTTTCACCGGATCCTGCTGTTTGCGTTTTTTCGCGATGGCGGTGCGCATCTTGATGTTGATCGCTTCGACCGCCAGCGAGAACGCCATGGCGAAATAGACGTAGCCTTTCGGTACATGCACGTCGAACGATTCGGCAATCAGCACGGTACCGACCACCAGCAGGAACGACAGCGCGAGCATTTTCAGCGACGGGTGCTTGTCGATGAATTCGCTGATCTTGCCCGAGGCCGCCATCATCACCAGCACCGCCACGATGATCGCCGCGACCATCACCGGTACGTGGGACACCATGCCGACGGCGGTGATCACCGAGTCCAGCGAGAACACGATGTCGATGATCGCGATCTGGATGATGGTGTAGAGGAAGTTGCCGCCCTTGCCCGAAGGCTCGTCGTCGCTTTCGTCTTCACCTTCCAGTGCGTGGTACATCTCCTGGGAGCTTTTCCACAGCAGGAACAGGCCACCGAAGAACAGGATCAGATCGCGACCGGAAATGCCCTGGCCGAACACTTCGAACAGGTCGGCGGTGAGGCGCATGACCCAGGTGATCGACAGCAGCAACAGGATCCGCGTGATCATGGCCAGGCCAAGACCGAAGATCCGGGTGCGCTGCTGCATGTGTTTGGGCATGCGGCTGACCAGGATCGAAATCATGATGATGTTATCGATGCCCAGAACGATTTCCAGGGCGGTCAGGGTGAAGAAGGCAACCCAGATCTCAGGGTTGGTCAGCCATTCCATGTGTATTCCTTTGAGCGAGTGTTAAACCAGGACGCCAGCAATCAGCTGGCGTCCGGGTGAGTTTGGTGCCGTTACAACGTGCTGAACAGCGGGAAAGTCCCCAACAGCAAGGCTGCGACCAGTATGCACAGGCAGACCAGCACTGCCCACTTCAGGGTGAAACGCTGATGATCGCCGAACTCGATCCCCGCCAGTGCCACCAGCAGGTATGTCGACGGCACCAGGGGGCTCAGCAGGTGAACCGGCTGGCCGACGATCGAAGCGCGGGCCATTTCCACTGCGGTAATGCCGTAATGGCTGGCCGCTTCGGACAACACCGGCAACACACCGTAGTAGAACGCGTCGTTCGACATGAAGAACGTGAACGGCATGCTCACCAGCGCCGTGATCACCGCCAGGTACGGGCCGAGGAAATCAGGGATCACCGCCAGCAGGCTTTTCGACATGGCATCGACCATGCCGGTGCCCGACAGGATACCGGTGAAAATGCCCGCCGCGAAGATCAGACTGACCACCGACAGCACGCTACCGGCGTGGGCCGCGACACGATCCTTCTGCATTTGCAGGCAAGGATAGTTGACGATCATGGCAATACTGAACGCCACCATGAACAGCACCGGCAGCGGCAGCAGGCCGGCGATCAGGGTGCACATCAGGGCCAGGGTCAGCAGGCCGTTGAACCAGATCAGTTTCGGACGACGGGCATCCGGGAATTGCGAGACGCTGATTTCGCTGTGATCGATTTCGTCGCCGATCAGGTGCAGCTCACCCAGACGCGCACGCTCACGTTTGCCGTAGAAGTAGGCAATGATCAGGATCGCTACCACACCGGCAGCCATCGCCGGGATCATCGGTACGAAGATGTCCGACGGGTCCACGTGCAGCGCACTGGCGGCACGGGCGGTCGGGCCACCCCATGGGGTCATGTTCATCACGCCGCCGGCGAGGATGATCAGACCGGCCATGATCCGCGGGCTCATGCCGATGCGGCTGTACAGCGGCAGCATCGCGGCCACGCAGATCATGTATGTGGTCGCGCCGTCAC includes these proteins:
- a CDS encoding CitMHS family transporter is translated as MLTFLGFAMVITFMFLIMTKRLSALIALIIIPILFALFGGFAPKIGPMMLEGITKLAPTGVMLMFAILYFALMIDSGLFDPAVRKILKLVKGDPLKVSVGTAVLALVVSLDGDGATTYMICVAAMLPLYSRIGMSPRIMAGLIILAGGVMNMTPWGGPTARAASALHVDPSDIFVPMIPAMAAGVVAILIIAYFYGKRERARLGELHLIGDEIDHSEISVSQFPDARRPKLIWFNGLLTLALMCTLIAGLLPLPVLFMVAFSIAMIVNYPCLQMQKDRVAAHAGSVLSVVSLIFAAGIFTGILSGTGMVDAMSKSLLAVIPDFLGPYLAVITALVSMPFTFFMSNDAFYYGVLPVLSEAASHYGITAVEMARASIVGQPVHLLSPLVPSTYLLVALAGIEFGDHQRFTLKWAVLVCLCILVAALLLGTFPLFSTL
- a CDS encoding ABC transporter permease, which produces MTSSPTTGSARLDTSITPARLRVTGDWTLAHYAELKQLSETLHGQYDANTPIDLNGLGALDTAGASLLVELLGSERLGKSAEHPDCTISSADRALLQTVYRSLTDFCVPIKEPEISVSVQLLTRIGRAVDTVWQDTLQLLGFVGLILETIARSLFRPKRWRITPMIAHIEQTGLDAAPIVALLTFLVGAVVAFLGATVLASFGASVFTVDLVGFAFLREFGVLLTAILMAGRTASAFTAQIGSMKANEEIDAIRTLGLDPMELLVVPRVLALLVALPMLTFLAMICGIVGGAVVCAVSLDISPAMFLSLLQSDIGIQHFLVGLVKAPIFAFLIAAIGCLEGFKVSGSAESVGAHTTSSVVQSIFVVIVLDAVAALFFMEMGW
- a CDS encoding M16 family metallopeptidase is translated as MRCLLFACLLLGSLPAFALDRFQVEGYALPNGLQLLLKPGTERGHVAIRLVIGVGLDDFDCNEKELPHLLEHLLFSGIDATGEGGLEERMQALGGDWNAFTSNADTTFVIEAPAKNQRKVLDLLLALLTQTRFDDNAINAAKRVVEREDGGHYTRLQRFLDRQDLGHTASNQLAVELGLKCPQRAEVDGLTREQLDKVRKAWYAPNNMTLIVVGDLDKLLPAYLERAWGTLEAVDPSEHRPLPDIRASAAHERTITRGFIGNSAKLHWLVPEPVLDDQYDETFDLLKEYLEWALYRQLRLNHGLSYGPWAEREVFGGVGFMSLNADLDRGDIAEAEQVLEDLKADLLKNGLDADTFNRLKQAAIAHQAWAVQGTSALADYYWSALGDYEDGRFADPARELQGVTLEAANKAMRELLLQPGYLRIEKPLLSDDQVLWLLAGGLGVLVLILLGWRLHRRKPVDPD
- a CDS encoding DUF5924 family protein, which gives rise to MSKLTLLIQRILELMKRYPGVIALGGFISGVGSFILVDRQQGLASWITTIMLLSWIWLMLENSLTKLFTRIFKREIPQPLLRYATQMIHQESLFFVLPFFFITTTWNSGQLFFTGLLCIAALISIVDPLYYKWLAPRRWAFLALHTLTLFAALLTALPVIMHLTTSQSFKWALGIAVVLSFPSLASIFPIRTVRNALAILSITIGIGGVGWVLRSWVPPATLWMTDVAISTQVQDRVPGASLKEVSAEQIRGGGLYAYTAINAPRGLDERIYHVWQFNGKEVDRIALDIHGGRKEGYRAWTHKQNFPGNPAGKWQVRVLTEDGQVIGVLRFKVTDSTPTKEK
- a CDS encoding Na/Pi cotransporter family protein translates to MLTLLNLLSAVALLIWGTHIVRTGILRVYGTNLRHVIGQNMSRRWLAFVAGIVVTAMVQSSNATAMLVTSFVGQGLMALTPALATMLGADVGTALMARVLTFDLSWLSPLLIFIGVIFFLSRKQTRLGQMGRVSIGLGLIILALQLIVEAAAPITHAQGVKVIFASLTGDILLDALVGALFAMISYSSLAAVLLTATLAGAAVISLPVAIGLVIGANIGSGVLAFMSTSMQNAAGRQVALGSLLYKLIGLLLIIPVLDPLVHWIDSLDFSPQEMVIGFHLLYNTARCLILLPSVGPMARLCAWLLPERPEVNGTAKPRHLDPTALVTPSLALANAARETLRMGDLIDNMLDATLDVLRGKQTAVTQEMRKLTDDVEALYSAIKLYLAQMPREDLGEQDSRRWAEIIELAINLKLASDLIERMLRKVQQQKTSQRRSFSEDGLEELAGLHQQLIANLRLGLSVFLSGDKESARQLLREKRRFRAQERRLAHAHVSRLQRKIVQSIETSSLHLELIADMKRLSSLFCSSAYVVLETSDTGALAADDMADITHSP
- a CDS encoding TerC family protein, with the protein product MEWLTNPEIWVAFFTLTALEIVLGIDNIIMISILVSRMPKHMQQRTRIFGLGLAMITRILLLLSITWVMRLTADLFEVFGQGISGRDLILFFGGLFLLWKSSQEMYHALEGEDESDDEPSGKGGNFLYTIIQIAIIDIVFSLDSVITAVGMVSHVPVMVAAIIVAVLVMMAASGKISEFIDKHPSLKMLALSFLLVVGTVLIAESFDVHVPKGYVYFAMAFSLAVEAINIKMRTAIAKKRKQQDPVKLRKDIPGQ